From Triticum aestivum cultivar Chinese Spring chromosome 4A, IWGSC CS RefSeq v2.1, whole genome shotgun sequence, a single genomic window includes:
- the LOC123081874 gene encoding vegetative cell wall protein gp1 — protein sequence MVAPPETQPPTSTPPGPDNKSVPSPPPRPASPVPLLHGRRSPNPWPTHILFCGQRPPSLRPTRSFPAADGPPALWPAQSLLAAACPSSMDALHLLPKLVEVVPLTLDLQLQVTNDATKRKGPAKFSFLIF from the exons ATGGTGGCGCCGCCGGAGACCCAACCTCCAACCTCAACGCCACCAGGCCCCGATAACAAAAGCGTGCCATCACCACCCCCACGACCCGCATCGCCGGTGCCCCTCCTCCACGGCCGGCGCTCTCCCAACCCGTGGCCGACACACATCCTCTTCTGCGGCCAGCGCCCTCCCTCCCTGCGGCCGACACGCTCCTTCCCCGCGGCCGACGGGCCTCCAGCTCTGTGGCCGGCGCAGTCCCTCCTCGCTGCAGCTTGCCCCTCCTCCATGGATGCCCTGCACCTGCTGCCAAAACTCGTTGAGGTGGTACCCTTAACCCTCGACCTTCAATTACAGGTCACCAACGACGCTACAAAGAGAAAG GGCCCCGCGAAGTTCAGTTTTTTGATTTTCTGA